Within Pelistega ratti, the genomic segment GCAACAATACTTTCCTCTCAAAACAGAGAGATTAAAGGTAGCACATATCGGTAATTTACAAGCTATTAAGAATTTTCCGTTAACGATTTCATTAGCTAAGGCACTTCCCGATATTGACTTTTTTATTGTAGGGTCAGGGACGCTAGAAGCTGAATTAAAGCAACAAGCAAGGGGCATAGAGAATTTAACCTTTATCCCTGCGACTAAAGCTATTGGTAGTATATTTAAAAATATAGATGTGCAACTTGTTCCATCACATTCAGAAGGACTGGGTAATGTTATTTTAGAAGCTTATCAATATAATGTACCGACTATTGCCCATAAAGTAGGGGGGATGATAGAGATTATCGAAGATGGAAAAACAGGATTTTTAGTAAAAGATAATGATTTTGAAACGTATAAAACATTGTTATTATTGCTAAAAAGAGGGGAAATTTCACGAGAAGTGCTTAAAAGTAATATCCAACACTTTAAAAAAACACATGATTTTTCTGCGGAACGTATGGCAAAAGAGTATAGTGATTTATATCGAAAAATATTACCAAAAACATAGTTGTTTCTTATAATAAGTAGCTAATTTAGTTTTTTATATTTAATGAATAGTTATTTTTAGAAAAATATAGTAATATCAGGGTTTTAATTAATGAGTAAGAAAAAGGGCGGTATCTAATGGAGAAAAGTATCTCAATATCATCTATCTTAACCAGTTTAATTTGTCTTTTCTTTCTACTTTTTCTTCCCTTTAGACCTATTTACTTTATCGTTCCTGCTATTCTTTTTATTACCGCTATCTATTTTTCGATTAAAAATTATCAGTACCTATCATGGCAGCAAGTACCCAAAGAAAATAAGTATTTTATTTTCACTATCTTATTTTATATAGCCTTATTTGTTATTTCGCTTATTTACCATCAAGGGAAACTGAGAGAGATTGATAGTATTTCGCGGATTTTATTGATATTACCGCTATTATTTTTAACAACACAAATACCATTCAAACAAAAATGGATTGTTATCTCTATTCTATCATCTGGCATATCAGTAGGGTGTCTAGCACTTATCCAAACTAGTTTAAGTGATGATCTTCCTTTTCCAAATCATATGCATATTCAAGCAGGTGGTTTCACCATGTCTTTTGCCTTGTTTTGCTTAGCGATTACTTGCTATGCTATTTATCACCATCTGGGTAAATGGGTAGTAATTGGTGTGATAGCGATATTATTTGCCTTATTAGCCAGCTTTATGACAACCTCAAGAGGGGCATGGTTAGGGATTAGTGTTGTACCCGTTATTCTTTTTTATTATCGTCAAATATTAAGTAAAAAATTGATAATCGGACTTATGGCTATTGCTATTATTAGTGGTATCTTGGCAAGTGATATCTTAGTTAAGCGATGGCAACAAGCACATGATGATATTACGCAATATGCTCAGAAAGATAATGGTAGTACTTCGGTAGGGGCGCGCTTTGATATGTGGAAGAGTGCTTTATTGGGTATTCAGGAAAAACCTATTCTTGGTTGGGGAAAAGAAGGGGTGCTTGAAATGCGTAAAAAGCATTATGAGCAAGGTTTAATATCAGAATTTGCCTCTCAATTTGGTCATGCACATAATCAATATCTACATGATGCTTCTACAAGAGGGATTATTGGACTGACGGCTTTATTAGGTATTTTTTTAGTACCTTTAGGGATTTTTATCCGAGGTATTAAGCAATCGGTAGTCGGTTCATTCGCCCATCTGTGGTCGGTAATGGGTGTTAGTCATATCTTAGCCGTTATGATTTATTGCTTACCGCAGTCTTTTTTTAATCATAATTCGGGATTGAATTTTTATTTCTTTATAACAGTATTATTTATGGGGCTATATCAGGCAGCTAAAAAGCAAAAGATGTAGTAATAGCATTACTATACCTTATGAAAAGGATTGTATTATCTTTGCAAATCTAACTATTTTATAGTATAAATAATTAACTATTAATTATCATTATTACGGAGAAGTTATGCTGTCCTTACATAATATCTATTTTCAAGGTGTTAAGGGTATTGATGAGTTAGAGCTAACATTATCAGATAAACAAATAAATGTACTGATAGGTTCAAATGGGGCAGGAAAGACCAAAACGCTTGAAGCACTTTATACCTTATTACTATTTACAAATAAAGAGCTTAGTGACTATGGTTTATTTAGTGAAGATCTTATTTTTGATGTTTGTTCTATTTCTGATAAAGAAATTATTACTACTATTAATAAAGATAAAAACCACTACACTAGGATTAAAGAATTTCTAACAAGCAATGTGGTAACGCATACTTATCCAGTTGTTTTTCTTGCTGCACAGAATAGGGGGAAAATTAGTCGTTCTTCTCATAATACTATTCGTCCTTTAGGTACAGTAACAGAACGAAAGTCAAAATATTTTGAACATATTATAGATAGTATGAAGAATAATTTTTCTTCTCTTAATATGGATACGCCTATTGAAGAGTGGATTATTCAACGTGCCAACTCTTCAAATTATTATCAAGATGATGAGGATAATAGGGAGTTAGAGCTAATTTCTTTATTGAATGTTTTAAATAGAATTGATAATCGTATTAGTAATGATAAGTCTAGTTTAAAAATCTCTGGTAATAATACGGTATCTCTATTAATTGATAATCAAAAAACAGAGTTAAGTGCTTTAAGTAGTGGTTTTTCATCCCTTATTAAAATTATTCAATCTATTATTGCGGGCTACGCTTTTTTTACAAATAGTCAGCAGATAGAAATCGTTGAGGGATATGTACTTATCGATGAGATAGAAAGTCATTTACATATAGAGTGGCAAACAAAGATTTTACCTATTTTATCTGAGGTATTTCCTAATACACATTTTATTATTACAACACATTCATCATTAATACTTTCTCAGCTATATAATGGTTCAGCTTCTAAATTAATTCGTAAAAAAAATAAAGTAGTAAATGAAGAAATTCCTAATGCAAGTAATTTTGCTTTAATTGACTTATTACAAGAAGCTTTTAATATAGATCTAAACAAAATTAAAATAGAATCAACAAAGTCTGAATATCAGAAAAATGCAAAAAAAGCTATTTTAGACTTATTGGGGGCGTAGTATGAAGCGTGTATTATTAGATTCTAATATTCTAATTGAAGCATTTAATAATAAAAGCGGGGATGCTGCGAATAAGTTAAAGACATTAATGAATGAAGAGAATACGACTGTTTTTATCACACCATTAATTAGTTATGAAGTATTAAGGGGTGTTGATTGGAATAATGAAGAAGAATATCAAAAAATAAAAAATGCTATAGCACAATTTTCTTCTATTAATATCGATTATAAAATCACACAGTTAGCAAGTAATTTATTTCGTTTTGAAAAATATAATCGTTTTCAAATGAAGCAACAAGGTAAGAAAATTGATAAACATAATTTTGATTTAGTACATTTTTCAACGGCTAAAATCCATGGTTTAGAGTTTATGTCTCAAGATAGTGATATGGGAAGTTGGGGTAATTTATATGATCAGCTTTTACAGCAGTAAATAAAGAAAATCATAAAAATTAAAGAATATGCTATATTCTTAATCAATATATTAAAAAATAGGATATATACCAAGAGAAGTATATATCCTATAAAGGGTTTATCTAAAATAGAAATATAACAGTATTAGCAATTCTATCTCATATATTTAGTCAAGTATTGGTACTTTTATTGCCTGATTTATAAAATCATATAAAACTATTCCGCTAAAATACGTTCTGCTTCTGCTTTTACTCGCTCTGGAGCGGTTCCTCCAATATGGTGGCGAGAAGAAACCGAGCCTTCTAGTGTTAATACCTTAAAAATATCTTCTTCGATAGCACTATTAAAGGCTTTTAGCTCTGCTAAAGATAAATCAGCCAAGTCAATACCTTTCTGCTCACATTCTTTCACAGCAAGTGCTACAGTTTCATGGGCATCACGGAAAGGTAAACCTTTTTTCACTAGATAATCAGCTAAATCAGTCGCTGTTGAAAAACCTTGTAGGGCAGCAGTACGCATATTATCTGCATTTACTTTAATCCCGGCAATCATATCAACAAAAATAGTTAAGGTATCACGTAAAGTATCAGCAGAATCAAATAGTCCTTCTTTATCTTCTTGATTATCTTTATTATATGCTAATGGCTGACCTTTCATAAGGGTGAGTAAACCGATTAAGTTACCATTAACACGACCTGTTTTTCCTCGAGCTAGCTCTGGTACATCGGGATTTTTCTTTTGGGGCATAATTGAGCTACCTGTGCAAAAGCGATCGGCTAAGGTAATAAATCCAACTCTAGCACTCATCCAAAGAATTAATTCTTCTGATAAACGTGAAATATGCGTCATCACAAGGCTAACAGCAGCGCAAAATTCAATTGCAAAATCACGGTCAGATACAGCATCTAATGAGTTACGGCATACCCCATCAAAGTGCAATGTTTTTGCAACACGCTCACGATCAATAGGATAAGATGTACCTGCTAAGGCAGCCGCTCCTAATGGTAATTGATTCACACGTTTACGACAATCTAGTAAGCGTTGATAATCACGACCAAACATTTCTGCGTAAGCTAATAGATGATGACCAAAGGTAACGGGTTGGGCCACTTGTAAGTGTGTAAACCCCGGCATAATGGTGGCATGATGCACTAATGCTAGTTGTGCTAATGCTTTACGTAACTGAAGCAATAGAGCAGCAGAGGTATCAATTTCTGTGCGTAACCATAGACGGATATCTGTCGCGACTTGATCATTGCGTGAGCGACCTGTATGTAACCGTTTACCTGCATCGCCGATGAGTTCAACAAGTCGTTTTTCAATGTTGAGATGAACATCCTCAAGATCTAGTTGCCAGTCAAAATGACCTTGCTGAACTTCTTCTAAGATAACCGCCATTCCTTTTTGTATATCGGCATAATCTTGTTGAGAAATAACACCGACATGACTAAGCATTTCAGCATGAGCCAAAGAGCCTTGAATATCAAAAGGTGCTAAACGTGTTTCAAAAAAAACAGAAGCCGTATAGCGTTTAACTAGTTCAGAAACAGGTTCAGAAAAGCGGGCAGACCACGCTTCACTTTTTTTATCGAATTGGTTGTGTGATGCACTCATGATAGACCTTTGACTTTACAATAATAAAATACCTAACGCTAGGATTATACACATTTTCCTTAATTTCCGTCATAGGAATAGAGCGTAGGTGCTAGCATAGTAGCTGCAAAGCTGTGTATAATTTATCCGTTTATTTGATTAGATATTCTTTTAGGTTGATTATGTCATCGTCTATTTATATTGGTTTAGCGCAAATAAATCCTACAGTAGGAGCATTTGAACATAATGTTACCTTGATAGTAGAGGCTGCTAAAACTGCCCATGAAAAAGGGGTTGAAATTCTTGTTTTTCCTGAGTTAGCTCTGACAGGGTATCAACCAGAAGATTTAATGTATCGCCCTCATTTTTTAGCGCAACATGATCAAGCCTTACAATCCTTGCAAAAACAATTAATACCATTTAAAGGTCTTCATATTGTAGTGGGACATTTAGCGCAGGAAGAAGGGCATCTCTATAATGCCGCTTCCTTAATTGTTGACGGTGTTATACAGCAAACTTACTATAAACAAGCACTCCCCAATTACAGTGTTTTTGATGAACACCGCTACTTTACAAAAGGGTCAAAAGCATCTATTTTCCATTATAAAGGACATACATTTGGTATTGCTATTTGTGAAGATGTTTGGTTAGCTGAAGTGGCAGCACAAGCAAGTGCAAATGGTGCACAAAGCTTACTGGTGCTAAATGCTTCTCCTTATACTATGCATAAAGATGAGCAACGTATTGAGGTACTAAAAACGAATATTAGTGCTCATCACATGAATACATTTTATTGTAACCTTATCGGTGGACAAGACGACTTAGTGTTTGATGGACAGTCTTTAGTTATTGATACAAAAGGGCAAATAGTTGAAGTATTAAATAGCTTTGTGAATGCTTTAGGCATTATTGAATTAAAACAAGACGGTACACTTCAATCATCTACTGTACTCAGCCTACAAGAAACAACAAATAAAGAACAAGCCTTAGTTAAAGATAAGAAAGAATGTA encodes:
- a CDS encoding glycosyltransferase family 4 protein, which produces MTDQILSTPQLLYINMASGYGGGEVQTEELIKHIKGYKCFFLGKPNGKLVKSLQQQSIDIVILSFLQALKLAYKHKNLIVHAQDGRSVHIALLIKCLTGTPYVITRRVYKPLKRKLSVLSYRQADFLVGISHQITKHLKQLNPNSITIYGSVKPTYTDEKIEQQYFPLKTERLKVAHIGNLQAIKNFPLTISLAKALPDIDFFIVGSGTLEAELKQQARGIENLTFIPATKAIGSIFKNIDVQLVPSHSEGLGNVILEAYQYNVPTIAHKVGGMIEIIEDGKTGFLVKDNDFETYKTLLLLLKRGEISREVLKSNIQHFKKTHDFSAERMAKEYSDLYRKILPKT
- a CDS encoding O-antigen ligase family protein; the protein is MEKSISISSILTSLICLFFLLFLPFRPIYFIVPAILFITAIYFSIKNYQYLSWQQVPKENKYFIFTILFYIALFVISLIYHQGKLREIDSISRILLILPLLFLTTQIPFKQKWIVISILSSGISVGCLALIQTSLSDDLPFPNHMHIQAGGFTMSFALFCLAITCYAIYHHLGKWVVIGVIAILFALLASFMTTSRGAWLGISVVPVILFYYRQILSKKLIIGLMAIAIISGILASDILVKRWQQAHDDITQYAQKDNGSTSVGARFDMWKSALLGIQEKPILGWGKEGVLEMRKKHYEQGLISEFASQFGHAHNQYLHDASTRGIIGLTALLGIFLVPLGIFIRGIKQSVVGSFAHLWSVMGVSHILAVMIYCLPQSFFNHNSGLNFYFFITVLFMGLYQAAKKQKM
- a CDS encoding AAA family ATPase, whose translation is MLSLHNIYFQGVKGIDELELTLSDKQINVLIGSNGAGKTKTLEALYTLLLFTNKELSDYGLFSEDLIFDVCSISDKEIITTINKDKNHYTRIKEFLTSNVVTHTYPVVFLAAQNRGKISRSSHNTIRPLGTVTERKSKYFEHIIDSMKNNFSSLNMDTPIEEWIIQRANSSNYYQDDEDNRELELISLLNVLNRIDNRISNDKSSLKISGNNTVSLLIDNQKTELSALSSGFSSLIKIIQSIIAGYAFFTNSQQIEIVEGYVLIDEIESHLHIEWQTKILPILSEVFPNTHFIITTHSSLILSQLYNGSASKLIRKKNKVVNEEIPNASNFALIDLLQEAFNIDLNKIKIESTKSEYQKNAKKAILDLLGA
- a CDS encoding type II toxin-antitoxin system VapC family toxin, translating into MKRVLLDSNILIEAFNNKSGDAANKLKTLMNEENTTVFITPLISYEVLRGVDWNNEEEYQKIKNAIAQFSSINIDYKITQLASNLFRFEKYNRFQMKQQGKKIDKHNFDLVHFSTAKIHGLEFMSQDSDMGSWGNLYDQLLQQ
- the argH gene encoding argininosuccinate lyase, whose product is MSASHNQFDKKSEAWSARFSEPVSELVKRYTASVFFETRLAPFDIQGSLAHAEMLSHVGVISQQDYADIQKGMAVILEEVQQGHFDWQLDLEDVHLNIEKRLVELIGDAGKRLHTGRSRNDQVATDIRLWLRTEIDTSAALLLQLRKALAQLALVHHATIMPGFTHLQVAQPVTFGHHLLAYAEMFGRDYQRLLDCRKRVNQLPLGAAALAGTSYPIDRERVAKTLHFDGVCRNSLDAVSDRDFAIEFCAAVSLVMTHISRLSEELILWMSARVGFITLADRFCTGSSIMPQKKNPDVPELARGKTGRVNGNLIGLLTLMKGQPLAYNKDNQEDKEGLFDSADTLRDTLTIFVDMIAGIKVNADNMRTAALQGFSTATDLADYLVKKGLPFRDAHETVALAVKECEQKGIDLADLSLAELKAFNSAIEEDIFKVLTLEGSVSSRHHIGGTAPERVKAEAERILAE